A single genomic interval of Malania oleifera isolate guangnan ecotype guangnan chromosome 11, ASM2987363v1, whole genome shotgun sequence harbors:
- the LOC131168403 gene encoding uncharacterized protein LOC131168403 → MRNTSRASFIKEVDVKDKLLSHNLKFSNLLLKLMFHLHGPREISSANASDDGFDEEEDDEETEEEEDDETGIGEDEEEATHNDKAADA, encoded by the exons ATGAGAAACACGAGCAGGGCTAGTTTCATAAAGGAGGTAGATGTCAAAGACAAGCTCCTAAGCCACAACCTCAAGTTCAGCAACTTGCTCCTCAAGCTGATGTTTCACCTTCATG GTCCTAGGGAGATTAGTTCTGCAAATGCCAGTGATGATGGATTTGACGAAGAAGAAGACGATGAagaaactgaagaagaagaagatgatgaaacgGGAATtggagaagatgaagaagaagcaaCTCACAATGATAAAGCTGCAGATGCTTAG